The Papaver somniferum cultivar HN1 unplaced genomic scaffold, ASM357369v1 unplaced-scaffold_33, whole genome shotgun sequence genome includes a window with the following:
- the LOC113342057 gene encoding uncharacterized protein LOC113342057 → MVTVSIGEVLISGVHAHVKKIHRKFLWSEMEIISQIQKPWVVVGDFNAIISPEEKFGGKAPNRSSMMDFLNCLNECNLIQAPSTGQQYTWSNCQQGTKRILCVLDRAVFNSLWLQKYGDWGYKKLKNLKKVLSEWNWSIFGNINTKIKEAEVKVQKAMELSDQNPLNEDLLANLVAAQNEYATREVQANTLMRLKSRAKWIKDGSANTAYFMLE, encoded by the exons ATGGTAACAGTCAGTATTGGTGAAGTACTAATCTCTGGTGTTCATGCTCATGTTAAAAAAATTCATAGGAAGTTTCTCTGGTCTGAGATGGAAATTATTAGTCAGATACAAAAACCATGGGTTGTTGTAGGTGATTTCAATGCTATAATTTCACctgaagaaaaatttggtggtaaaGCTCCTAACAGAAGTTCAATGATGGATTTTCTTAATTGCCTGAATGAATGCAACTTAATTCAAGCTCCTAGCACAGGACAGCAATACACCTGGTCCAATTGTCAACAAGGTACAAAAAGAATCCTATGTGTCTTAGATAGAGCTGTTTTCAATTCTTTGTGGTTACAAAAATATGGTGATTGGGGATATAAG AAGCTAAAGAATTTAAAAAAGGTTCTAAGTGAGTGGAATTGGAGTATTTTTGGTAACATTAATACAAAAATTAAAGAGGCAgaagtgaaggttcaaaaagcaatgGAGCTATCTGATCAAAATCCCTTAAATGAAGATCTCTTAGCCAACTTAGTAGCAGCTCAAAATGAATATGCAACAAGAGAAGTTCAAGCAAATACTCTTATGAGACTTAAATCCAGAGCAAAATGGATTAAAGATGGTTCTGCAAACACTGCATACTTCATGCTAGAATGA